A portion of the Eubacterium maltosivorans genome contains these proteins:
- a CDS encoding YdcF family protein: MIFLIPAIIVFILFYRLYYKQKRPIAGGILMTVFLALFLLGLFGYALISPLNPIIWVILGIVALVFLMMPLLLLFSSIALMINGQRMVSREGTQVSNLLTLFLGLIILAALILFCTLPFFMNVNPVIPLIYSMLAIVVLFFGFLFISFANASALYYFNKPSYDEDFILILGCRVIDGKVTPLLAKRLDRAIAFYEKQIEMTGKKAKFVVSGGKGMDESVSEALVMKDYLLSKGYNESDILVEDHSRNTRENMLFSKAIIDRLMPNARGVFVTSSFHVLRASLYARDAGLDFTGIPAKTALYYFPNAFLREFIGVLSMNRQTYAIVFAALVLCTMVPQLVFLNIGLL, translated from the coding sequence ATGATTTTTTTAATACCTGCCATTATTGTCTTTATCCTGTTTTATCGTCTGTATTATAAGCAGAAACGCCCCATTGCCGGCGGCATTCTGATGACGGTCTTTCTCGCCCTGTTTCTTCTTGGGCTTTTCGGCTATGCCTTAATATCCCCTCTCAATCCGATTATCTGGGTGATACTCGGAATTGTCGCGCTGGTATTTTTAATGATGCCTCTGCTGCTGCTTTTCTCTAGCATTGCGTTGATGATCAATGGACAGCGGATGGTATCGCGCGAGGGAACGCAGGTCAGTAATCTTTTAACCTTGTTTCTCGGACTCATTATTCTTGCCGCGCTGATACTGTTCTGCACGCTTCCCTTTTTTATGAATGTGAATCCTGTCATTCCGCTGATCTATTCCATGCTAGCGATTGTCGTTTTGTTTTTCGGCTTTCTGTTTATCAGCTTTGCCAATGCCTCTGCTCTTTACTATTTCAACAAGCCTTCCTACGACGAAGACTTTATTCTGATCCTGGGCTGCCGGGTAATTGACGGTAAGGTTACTCCACTTCTGGCCAAGCGCCTGGACCGGGCCATTGCTTTTTATGAAAAACAGATAGAAATGACTGGAAAGAAAGCAAAATTTGTTGTCTCTGGCGGTAAAGGAATGGATGAATCGGTTTCGGAGGCCTTGGTAATGAAAGACTACCTTTTATCCAAAGGCTATAATGAATCAGACATTTTAGTGGAGGATCATTCCCGAAACACCCGGGAAAACATGCTGTTTTCCAAGGCGATCATTGACAGGCTTATGCCGAATGCTCGGGGGGTATTTGTAACCAGCAGCTTTCATGTTCTCCGTGCCAGTCTTTATGCCCGCGACGCTGGACTTGATTTTACAGGCATTCCGGCAAAGACAGCGCTTTATTACTTTCCAAACGCTTTTCTCCGCGAATTTATCGGGGTGCTCTCAATGAACCGGCAGACCTATGCCATTGTCTTTGCTGCGCTGGTCCTCTGCACCATGGTTCCTCAGCTTGTCTTTTTAAACATAGGGCTTTTATAA
- a CDS encoding DUF3786 domain-containing protein, with the protein MYDYMKSNPEEGAYRGAFDESRRKLRALDPVVIAKNTGCPYDEKTGDFTLDCFGQLLSIPYPHGDVFFAGTAEKPDISWRLIALNYFSHAVDLPLSGKWISYKDQPRGAVFYPNIRQNVIEPMGVFYDSCNPDILKAALPEIGFSIVENKADLSAQGFFAPRIPARIQFWAGDEDFPGAFQLLFDATISEQMHIEDSVALCSLVADLIQEQYRLKLKKTAGDNR; encoded by the coding sequence ATGTACGATTATATGAAAAGTAACCCTGAGGAGGGCGCCTACCGCGGCGCCTTTGACGAAAGCCGGCGCAAGCTGCGGGCCCTTGATCCTGTGGTGATCGCAAAAAATACCGGCTGCCCTTACGATGAAAAAACGGGGGATTTCACCCTTGACTGCTTTGGACAGCTTCTGAGCATCCCCTACCCCCACGGCGATGTGTTTTTTGCAGGCACTGCCGAAAAGCCTGACATCAGCTGGCGTCTCATCGCGCTCAACTATTTTTCCCACGCTGTGGATCTCCCCCTTTCAGGAAAGTGGATTTCTTATAAGGATCAGCCCAGAGGCGCGGTCTTTTATCCGAATATCCGGCAGAATGTCATTGAGCCCATGGGCGTTTTTTATGACAGCTGTAATCCGGATATACTGAAGGCGGCTCTGCCAGAGATCGGCTTTTCGATTGTCGAGAACAAAGCGGATCTCAGCGCACAGGGTTTCTTTGCGCCGCGTATTCCTGCCCGCATCCAGTTCTGGGCGGGTGATGAGGATTTCCCGGGGGCTTTCCAGCTTCTTTTTGACGCCACCATCAGCGAGCAGATGCATATTGAAGACAGCGTGGCCCTTTGCAGCCTGGTGGCTGATCTGATTCAGGAACAGTACCGGCTAAAGCTTAAAAAAACGGCTGGTGACAACCGGTAA
- a CDS encoding ATP-dependent DNA helicase: protein MAYEVVELSVRELVEFIMRSGSIDSRFGGFDRAAEGARIHRKLQKEAGEHYRSEVTLAETTDIKGFTFKIQGRADGIFEEDGITVVDEIKTITQSLEDMDEDSRPVHWAQAKCYGYIYGSQQGLDFIDIQLTYYQVDTKEIRRFRKSFSVIELENFYLALLNAYIRWAEMQRQWVEKRNHTIRTLDFPYKTYRRGQREMAVAVFNTIKKSGKLFCQAPTGIGKTLSTLFPSVKALGSGMAEKLFYLTAKTITRQAAVDAFALMKEKGLELRTVTLTAKDKICFLGERSCNPDDCPYADGYFDRVSDVLYEVLQKETVFSRENIEAIALENNLCPFEFSLDLTLWCDAIICDYNYLFDPVVALKRFFMDEKGDYVFLVDEAHNLVDRAREMYSAALRKSDFLNLKRQLTKTDKRLREPLNKVNQAMIDLRKSCPDSRSRISREELGDFNELLGFFCFACEEWQKKHPDHPSAEAVLELYFQARTYLKIAEFYDEHYITTIHIYGSEVIVKQVCLDPALLLRARLACGKASVLFSATLTPLEYFIAVLGGEEETPRYELPSPFDPSKLGILLADTISTRYVDREESYAPIAEMIAAFAAGKKGNYMVYFPSYAYLNAVCEIFGERFPDIKTMVQERDMDEAAREAFLAAFDAENPETLIGFCVMGGIYSEGIDLKGDRLIGTVIVGVGLPQIGDERNIIRNYYDDKQGSGFAYAYQFPGMNKVLQAVGRVIRDEDDRGMVLFIDNRFSSSSYRRLFPPHLSHYIKVRSVQDIGRETREFWDETKDCE from the coding sequence ATGGCCTATGAGGTGGTAGAGCTTTCGGTGCGGGAGCTGGTAGAATTTATTATGCGCTCCGGCAGTATTGACAGCCGTTTTGGCGGTTTTGACCGGGCCGCAGAGGGGGCGCGTATTCACAGAAAGCTGCAAAAAGAAGCCGGAGAGCATTACCGGTCAGAGGTTACCCTGGCCGAGACCACAGACATCAAGGGCTTCACCTTTAAAATACAGGGCCGGGCGGATGGAATTTTTGAGGAGGATGGCATTACCGTCGTCGATGAGATCAAAACCATCACCCAAAGCCTGGAGGATATGGATGAAGACAGCCGCCCAGTGCACTGGGCCCAGGCCAAGTGCTATGGCTATATTTACGGCAGCCAGCAGGGACTTGACTTCATCGATATTCAGCTCACCTATTATCAGGTGGATACAAAAGAGATCCGTCGGTTCCGTAAAAGCTTTTCCGTTATCGAATTGGAAAATTTCTATCTTGCTCTCTTAAACGCTTATATCCGCTGGGCGGAGATGCAGCGTCAGTGGGTTGAAAAGCGGAATCATACCATCCGCACTTTGGATTTTCCTTATAAAACCTACCGCAGAGGCCAGCGGGAGATGGCGGTGGCCGTTTTTAACACCATCAAAAAAAGCGGTAAGCTTTTCTGCCAGGCGCCCACCGGCATTGGAAAAACTTTGTCCACGCTTTTTCCCTCCGTGAAAGCGCTGGGCAGCGGTATGGCAGAAAAACTTTTTTATCTGACGGCCAAGACCATCACCCGCCAGGCTGCTGTGGACGCCTTTGCACTTATGAAGGAAAAAGGCCTGGAGCTTCGAACCGTTACCCTGACAGCTAAAGATAAAATCTGCTTTCTGGGCGAACGCAGCTGTAACCCAGATGATTGCCCCTACGCCGACGGTTATTTTGACCGTGTGAGCGATGTGCTCTATGAGGTGCTCCAGAAGGAAACCGTCTTTTCAAGAGAGAATATCGAGGCCATCGCGCTTGAAAATAATCTATGCCCCTTTGAGTTTTCGCTGGACCTTACGCTCTGGTGCGACGCCATTATCTGTGATTACAACTATCTCTTTGACCCGGTGGTGGCCCTGAAGCGCTTTTTTATGGACGAGAAGGGGGACTACGTCTTTCTGGTGGATGAGGCCCATAATCTGGTAGACAGGGCAAGGGAAATGTATTCGGCTGCTCTTAGGAAATCCGATTTTCTGAACCTTAAAAGGCAGCTGACCAAAACAGATAAACGTCTTAGGGAACCTCTGAATAAAGTAAACCAGGCCATGATCGATCTGCGGAAAAGCTGCCCGGACAGCCGGTCCCGCATCAGCCGGGAGGAGCTTGGAGATTTTAATGAGCTTCTGGGCTTCTTCTGCTTTGCCTGCGAGGAGTGGCAGAAAAAGCACCCGGACCACCCATCGGCCGAGGCAGTGCTGGAGCTCTATTTTCAGGCCCGGACCTATTTAAAGATCGCCGAGTTTTACGATGAGCACTATATTACCACTATTCACATTTACGGCAGCGAGGTGATCGTGAAGCAGGTGTGCCTGGACCCAGCGCTGCTGCTGAGGGCACGGCTGGCCTGCGGCAAGGCATCCGTCCTCTTTTCAGCCACTCTCACCCCTCTGGAATACTTTATCGCAGTGCTGGGCGGCGAGGAGGAAACCCCGCGCTACGAGCTGCCATCCCCCTTTGACCCGTCGAAGCTTGGCATCCTGCTGGCAGATACCATCAGCACCCGCTATGTGGACAGAGAAGAGAGCTATGCCCCCATCGCTGAAATGATCGCCGCTTTTGCCGCAGGAAAAAAGGGCAATTACATGGTCTACTTTCCATCCTACGCTTACCTTAACGCAGTCTGCGAGATTTTTGGGGAACGATTTCCAGATATCAAGACCATGGTCCAGGAGCGGGATATGGACGAAGCCGCAAGAGAAGCCTTTCTGGCAGCCTTTGACGCCGAAAATCCTGAAACCCTCATCGGCTTCTGTGTGATGGGCGGTATCTATTCCGAAGGGATCGACCTCAAGGGCGACCGTCTTATCGGAACGGTTATCGTAGGTGTAGGCCTGCCTCAAATTGGCGACGAGCGCAATATCATCCGGAATTATTATGACGATAAGCAGGGCAGCGGCTTTGCCTATGCCTATCAGTTTCCCGGCATGAATAAGGTTCTCCAGGCTGTTGGACGCGTCATCCGGGATGAGGATGACCGGGGAATGGTGCTCTTTATCGATAACCGGTTTTCAAGCAGCAGCTATCGCAGGCTCTTCCCGCCGCATTTATCCCATTATATAAAGGTGAGAAGTGTGCAGGACATTGGGCGGGAGACCAGAGAATTTTGGGATGAAACGAAAGATTGTGAATAA
- a CDS encoding O-acetyl-ADP-ribose deacetylase — MGNIELLLGDITRDYGVDAIVNAANSSLLGGGGVDGAIHRAAGPELLEECRTLKGCPTGGAKTTRAYRLPCKYVIHTVGPVWHGGGQHEAALLKDCYHNSMTRALEAGARSVAFPSVSTGVYHYPVDQAAAIALKTVRDFWNAHASSFERILFVLFDERTLAAYKKAYEDLN, encoded by the coding sequence ATGGGAAACATTGAACTATTACTGGGCGATATTACAAGGGATTACGGTGTGGACGCCATTGTCAACGCGGCCAACAGCTCGTTGCTGGGCGGCGGCGGTGTGGACGGCGCCATCCACCGTGCGGCGGGACCAGAGCTTTTAGAGGAGTGCCGGACGCTGAAGGGATGCCCCACCGGCGGGGCGAAAACAACCAGAGCATACCGACTGCCCTGCAAATATGTTATTCATACAGTAGGGCCGGTGTGGCACGGCGGTGGCCAGCACGAGGCGGCGCTTTTGAAAGACTGTTATCACAATTCCATGACACGTGCTCTGGAAGCTGGAGCCCGCTCAGTGGCCTTTCCGTCAGTTTCGACCGGGGTGTACCATTATCCGGTGGATCAGGCGGCAGCCATTGCCCTGAAAACTGTCCGGGATTTTTGGAACGCCCATGCCAGCAGCTTTGAGCGCATTTTGTTTGTTCTGTTTGACGAGCGCACTCTGGCGGCTTATAAAAAGGCCTATGAAGACCTTAATTGA
- a CDS encoding Card1-like endonuclease domain-containing protein, whose protein sequence is MKTLIELYDPAHPVKNILASLIFKPEALVFIGLKGSLTDRAQSLIERLLRRKGIEAELCFIETDLKDGNRVVRMFEQITWEHADCVFEISGGPDLLLALVGHFCALRGVPQLYKDMDSQELIWITSEGERREPLLLPKLDISDLLLAYGARLERTDHYYPDLGDAAQEACIGRICQVFLRFLEEWPHVSVWFQYVCRNAVEEDQAYECLEVSEKRDGRVNMLLRQFKNLDVFYALQKAGAIHHLAVDRWRISFRFENTEIRRLLTNQGVWLELCTYLSAAEAGGFEDLVMSAVIGWDYENKEHYPQNEIDVILLKGIRALFISCKTSITKRSPYDLYEIKTLCERFGGDMAQAVLVTADNCLDINHSLYVRAREMGIVILDINTIKKGNLGSDLLKIAEGRYHFPK, encoded by the coding sequence ATGAAGACCTTAATTGAGCTTTATGACCCGGCCCACCCGGTCAAAAATATTCTGGCGTCGCTGATCTTTAAGCCGGAAGCCTTGGTGTTCATTGGCCTGAAGGGCAGCCTTACAGACCGGGCACAAAGCCTTATTGAGCGTTTGCTGCGGCGAAAAGGCATTGAGGCAGAGCTGTGTTTTATCGAGACCGATTTAAAGGATGGCAACCGGGTTGTGCGTATGTTTGAACAGATCACCTGGGAGCACGCAGACTGTGTCTTTGAAATTTCAGGCGGCCCAGATCTGCTGCTGGCTCTGGTAGGACATTTCTGCGCTCTGCGCGGTGTTCCGCAGTTGTATAAGGATATGGACAGTCAGGAGCTGATCTGGATTACCAGTGAAGGGGAACGGCGGGAGCCTCTGTTACTGCCGAAGCTTGACATCAGCGATCTGCTGCTGGCTTACGGTGCACGTCTGGAACGCACCGACCATTATTATCCAGATCTGGGCGATGCGGCTCAGGAGGCCTGTATCGGCCGGATCTGCCAGGTGTTTCTGCGGTTTCTGGAGGAATGGCCCCACGTCAGTGTCTGGTTCCAGTATGTGTGCCGCAACGCGGTTGAGGAGGACCAGGCCTACGAATGCCTGGAGGTCAGTGAGAAGCGGGATGGCCGGGTCAATATGCTGCTGCGGCAGTTTAAAAATCTGGATGTGTTTTACGCTTTGCAGAAGGCGGGCGCGATTCATCATCTGGCCGTTGACAGGTGGCGCATCAGTTTTCGGTTTGAAAACACGGAAATCCGGCGGCTTCTCACCAATCAAGGCGTTTGGCTGGAGCTCTGCACCTACCTGAGCGCTGCGGAAGCCGGTGGATTTGAAGATCTGGTCATGAGCGCTGTCATTGGATGGGATTATGAGAATAAGGAGCATTACCCACAGAATGAGATTGATGTCATTTTACTGAAAGGCATCAGAGCCCTGTTTATTTCCTGTAAAACCAGCATTACCAAGCGTTCGCCCTACGATTTATATGAGATTAAAACCTTATGTGAGCGTTTTGGCGGTGATATGGCACAGGCGGTCCTTGTTACCGCGGACAACTGTCTGGATATTAATCACAGCCTTTATGTCCGGGCGCGGGAGATGGGAATTGTGATTTTGGATATTAATACCATTAAAAAGGGAAATCTCGGAAGCGATCTGCTTAAGATCGCGGAAGGGCGTTACCATTTCCCGAAATAG
- a CDS encoding alanine/glycine:cation symporter family protein yields the protein MFQQFTDFLVWVDDKVWGIPLIVLILAVGIYLTCRLHILQIRHLPKALKFMVKNEEDGTGEVTSFGALCTALSATIGTGNIVGVATALVAGGPGALFWMWIAAFFGMATKYAEGVLAIKYRVIEEDGHVLGGPFYYIERGMGVKWRWLGKIFAFFGAGVGLLGIGTFTQVNGIASAVNGFFDPNNAWTVSLFGSDYSWTVVISGLILTLCVGMVVIGGIKRIARVSEIIVPFMAIAYFLCCLLILIMNFKAIPAALLEIIQSAFGMRAVTGGAIGAIIVAMQKGIARGIFSNEAGLGSAPIAAAAAQTREPARQGLVSMTGTFIDTIIICTMTGLSIVITGAWDIGLEGVAVTTHAFQTGLPFAPQVSSFLLMICLVFFAFTTILGWNYYGERCLEYLANGRSAAVTTYRWLYILAVFIGPFMTVSAVWTIADIFNALMALPNLVAIIALSGVVVAETKAYFNRAKALNPMGLGTDPEEA from the coding sequence ATGTTTCAACAATTCACTGATTTTCTGGTATGGGTGGATGATAAGGTTTGGGGAATTCCGCTCATTGTCTTGATTTTGGCAGTCGGTATTTACCTGACCTGCCGCCTGCATATTTTACAGATTCGTCACTTACCAAAAGCGCTTAAGTTTATGGTCAAAAATGAAGAAGACGGGACCGGTGAGGTCACCAGCTTCGGCGCTTTGTGCACGGCTTTATCGGCCACCATCGGCACAGGCAATATCGTCGGTGTGGCAACAGCTCTTGTTGCTGGCGGCCCCGGCGCGCTGTTCTGGATGTGGATCGCGGCCTTCTTTGGGATGGCCACCAAATATGCCGAGGGCGTTTTAGCCATCAAGTACCGTGTGATCGAGGAGGACGGACATGTGCTGGGCGGCCCTTTTTATTACATTGAACGCGGGATGGGGGTAAAATGGCGCTGGCTGGGCAAGATTTTCGCTTTCTTCGGAGCAGGAGTCGGCCTTTTGGGCATCGGTACCTTTACGCAGGTCAATGGGATTGCCTCCGCGGTCAACGGCTTTTTTGATCCAAACAATGCCTGGACGGTCAGCCTTTTTGGTTCAGACTACTCATGGACTGTTGTGATCAGCGGTTTGATTTTAACCCTTTGTGTAGGGATGGTGGTTATCGGCGGCATCAAACGTATTGCGCGGGTTTCTGAAATTATTGTACCTTTTATGGCGATTGCCTATTTTTTGTGCTGTCTTTTGATTCTGATCATGAACTTTAAAGCCATTCCGGCCGCGCTGCTCGAAATTATTCAGAGCGCCTTTGGCATGCGCGCGGTAACCGGCGGAGCCATCGGTGCGATCATCGTGGCTATGCAGAAGGGGATTGCCCGGGGGATATTCTCAAATGAAGCCGGCCTGGGGAGCGCCCCCATCGCGGCGGCAGCCGCCCAGACCAGGGAGCCTGCCCGTCAGGGGCTGGTCTCCATGACAGGGACTTTTATCGATACGATTATCATCTGTACCATGACAGGACTCAGCATTGTCATCACCGGGGCCTGGGATATTGGCCTTGAGGGCGTGGCGGTTACAACACACGCCTTTCAAACCGGCCTGCCATTCGCGCCGCAGGTCAGTTCATTTCTGCTGATGATCTGTCTGGTGTTCTTTGCCTTTACAACGATTCTGGGATGGAATTATTATGGCGAACGCTGTCTGGAATATCTGGCCAATGGAAGAAGCGCGGCGGTGACAACCTATCGCTGGCTGTATATTCTGGCTGTTTTTATCGGTCCGTTTATGACGGTTTCAGCGGTGTGGACCATCGCGGATATCTTTAACGCTTTGATGGCGCTGCCGAACTTGGTAGCTATTATTGCTCTCAGCGGCGTGGTGGTTGCGGAAACAAAGGCTTATTTTAACCGGGCGAAAGCGCTAAACCCCATGGGGCTGGGCACAGATCCGGAAGAAGCATAA